Proteins from a genomic interval of Kitasatospora herbaricolor:
- a CDS encoding cell division protein PerM yields MTQLMGRPILDLPSELSSRSVLADLLAGVRTALLGLAAVAVPILGLWVVTPYADDTASGAARLAGTVWLLGHGGPLGRGGSGAPVTVTPLLLTVLTAWQLHRAGRRAAGPGRTGRRVAGGGPAARPAAHGGGGRGGAVAVGAGYLMVVTGVALLSASGETVGAAGAAGAAFRARVLPDVLAAALLVWLAVGAGVRSARPYGGARGHGRPVPGRVPSWAWPAARVAAAAAVRRAALAGVLGLVAAGALLVATAAVLDGLVGGRPVPPAGGGVAGVLGLLLLCVVLLPNAVVWGAAYALGPGFVVGTGAVVAPSGALLGPVPAVPLFELLPTSGEGGWRWLVCLLPLLAGLTPAVLLGRAAAGRGGPAGLPPWGGEDIGGPDEADESAGGVDEDGEGEEPGEDGDGGRVTGPALAAVWHPVATAAVALAAALVVAVVVAVCGWLAGGALGTGRMAQLGPVPWRTGTAAAGWFAGVGVPGALLVRAWLVRGQAAAGLPEAGAGSEGLPSPRLRWAPSAWAGLSRAWAPDGPRRPLGPRWPMADAASGAGSGAGSPAGSAAAPGVLAARARAAAYGLVLRCGPRARP; encoded by the coding sequence ATGACGCAGCTGATGGGCCGTCCGATCCTGGATCTGCCAAGCGAGCTGAGCTCCCGCTCGGTGCTGGCCGACCTGCTCGCGGGGGTGCGGACGGCACTGCTGGGCCTCGCGGCGGTGGCGGTCCCGATTCTCGGCCTCTGGGTGGTCACCCCGTACGCGGACGACACGGCGAGCGGGGCCGCCCGGCTGGCGGGCACCGTCTGGCTGCTCGGGCACGGCGGCCCGCTCGGCCGGGGCGGGTCGGGGGCGCCGGTCACCGTCACGCCGCTGCTCCTCACGGTGCTGACCGCCTGGCAGCTGCACCGCGCGGGCCGGCGGGCGGCCGGCCCCGGCCGGACCGGTCGCCGCGTCGCCGGCGGTGGGCCGGCGGCGCGTCCGGCGGCGCACGGCGGTGGCGGCCGGGGCGGGGCGGTGGCGGTGGGCGCCGGGTACCTGATGGTGGTGACGGGCGTGGCCCTGCTGAGCGCGAGCGGGGAGACGGTCGGCGCGGCCGGGGCCGCCGGGGCGGCGTTCAGGGCCAGGGTGCTGCCGGACGTACTGGCGGCGGCGCTGCTGGTGTGGCTGGCGGTCGGGGCTGGTGTCCGCTCGGCCCGGCCGTACGGCGGGGCCCGGGGGCACGGGCGCCCCGTGCCGGGGCGGGTGCCGTCCTGGGCCTGGCCGGCGGCGCGCGTGGCGGCGGCGGCCGCCGTCCGGCGGGCGGCCCTGGCCGGGGTTCTGGGGCTGGTCGCGGCGGGCGCGCTGCTGGTCGCCACCGCGGCGGTGCTCGACGGCCTGGTGGGCGGCCGGCCGGTGCCGCCGGCCGGTGGCGGGGTGGCGGGGGTGCTCGGGCTGCTGCTGCTCTGCGTGGTGCTGCTGCCGAACGCCGTGGTCTGGGGCGCCGCCTACGCGCTGGGGCCGGGATTCGTGGTCGGTACGGGGGCGGTGGTCGCGCCGTCCGGGGCGCTGCTCGGACCGGTGCCGGCCGTTCCGCTGTTCGAGCTGCTGCCCACCTCGGGGGAGGGGGGATGGCGTTGGCTGGTCTGCCTGCTGCCGCTGCTCGCCGGGCTGACGCCGGCCGTGCTGCTGGGCCGGGCGGCGGCGGGCCGGGGCGGGCCGGCGGGACTCCCGCCGTGGGGCGGGGAGGACATCGGGGGGCCGGACGAAGCCGATGAGTCCGCGGGGGGCGTCGACGAGGACGGCGAGGGCGAGGAGCCGGGGGAGGACGGGGACGGTGGCCGCGTCACCGGGCCGGCCCTCGCGGCCGTCTGGCACCCGGTGGCGACGGCGGCCGTGGCCCTGGCGGCCGCCCTGGTGGTGGCGGTGGTGGTGGCGGTGTGCGGCTGGCTGGCCGGCGGCGCGCTGGGAACGGGGCGGATGGCCCAGCTGGGCCCCGTCCCGTGGCGCACGGGGACGGCGGCGGCCGGCTGGTTCGCCGGGGTGGGGGTGCCCGGGGCCTTGCTGGTCCGGGCCTGGCTGGTGCGCGGCCAGGCGGCGGCGGGCCTCCCCGAGGCCGGGGCCGGAAGTGAAGGGCTCCCGTCCCCCCGGCTGCGGTGGGCCCCATCCGCCTGGGCGGGACTCTCCCGGGCCTGGGCGCCGGACGGGCCCCGGCGCCCCCTCGGCCCCCGGTGGCCGATGGCAGATGCGGCGTCGGGGGCCGGTTCGGGGGCCGGTTCGCCGGCCGGGTCGGCGGCGGCGCCGGGCGTGCTGGCCGCCCGGGCCCGGGCGGCGGCGTACGGACTGGTGCTGCGGTGCGGCCCGCGGGCCCGGCCGTAG
- the sucD gene encoding succinate--CoA ligase subunit alpha — protein sequence MAIFLTKDSKVIVQGMTGSEGMKHTRRMLASGTQIVGGVNPRKAGTTVDVDGTDVPVFGTVAEAIEKTGADVTVIFVPPKFTKDAVVEAIDAEIGLAVVITEGVPVHDSAAFWAYAGSKGNKTRIIGPNCPGLISPGQSNAGIIPADITKAGKIGLVSKSGTLTYQLMYELRDIGFSSAVGIGGDPVIGTTHIDALKAFQEDPQTEIIVMIGEIGGDAEERAAAYIAEHVTKPVVGYVAGFTAPEGKTMGHAGAIVSGSSGTAQAKKEALEAAGVKVGKTPSETARLARELIG from the coding sequence ATGGCTATCTTCCTTACCAAGGACAGCAAGGTCATCGTCCAGGGCATGACCGGCTCCGAGGGCATGAAGCACACCCGCCGCATGCTCGCCTCCGGCACCCAGATCGTCGGCGGTGTGAACCCGCGCAAGGCCGGCACCACCGTTGACGTCGACGGCACCGACGTGCCCGTCTTCGGCACCGTGGCCGAGGCCATCGAGAAGACCGGCGCCGACGTCACGGTCATCTTCGTGCCGCCGAAGTTCACCAAGGACGCCGTCGTCGAGGCGATCGACGCCGAGATCGGCCTCGCGGTCGTCATCACCGAGGGTGTCCCGGTCCACGACTCGGCCGCCTTCTGGGCGTACGCCGGCTCCAAGGGCAACAAGACCCGGATCATCGGCCCGAACTGCCCGGGCCTGATCAGCCCCGGACAGTCCAACGCCGGCATCATCCCGGCGGACATCACCAAGGCCGGCAAGATCGGCCTGGTGTCCAAGTCCGGCACCCTGACCTACCAGCTCATGTACGAGCTGCGCGACATCGGCTTCTCCTCGGCCGTGGGCATCGGTGGCGACCCCGTCATCGGCACCACCCACATCGACGCCCTGAAGGCGTTCCAGGAGGACCCGCAGACCGAGATCATCGTGATGATCGGTGAGATCGGCGGCGACGCCGAGGAGCGTGCCGCGGCCTACATCGCCGAGCACGTCACCAAGCCGGTCGTCGGCTACGTCGCGGGCTTCACCGCTCCCGAGGGCAAGACCATGGGCCACGCCGGCGCCATCGTCTCCGGCTCCTCGGGCACCGCCCAGGCGAAGAAGGAGGCCCTTGAGGCCGCCGGTGTCAAGGTCGGCAAGACGCCGTCCGAGACCGCCCGCCTGGCGCGCGAGCTGATCGGCTGA
- the purH gene encoding bifunctional phosphoribosylaminoimidazolecarboxamide formyltransferase/IMP cyclohydrolase → MSAAASTTPLVSEDVRPIRRALVSVYDKTGLEELAQGLHAAGVELVSTGSTAGRIAAAGVPVTEVSELTGFPECLDGRVKTLHPRVHAGILADLRLESHRAQLAELGVEPFDLVVVNLYPFKATVASGATPDECVEQIDIGGPSMVRAAAKNHPSVAVVVDPARYTDVLAAVAGGGFDLATRKRLAGAAFAHTAAYDVAVASWFEAGYAPSDAAFPEFLGATWERQNVLRYGENPHQGAALYSDGTGGLAGAEQLHGKEMSYNNYVDTDAARRAAYDHAEPAVAIIKHANPCGIATGADVAEAHRKAHECDPVSAYGGVIAVNRPVTVELAEQIAPIFTEVVVAPAYEDGAVEVLARKKNIRVLRAPEAPAGRQEVRPVSGGVLLQETDRIHAEGDDPSTWTLAAGDALSAEELAELAFAWRACRAVKSNAILLAKDGASVGVGMGQVNRVDSARLAVERAGERAKGSYAASDAFFPFADGLQILIGGGIKAVVQPGGSIRDEEVVAAATEAGVTMYLTGTRHFFH, encoded by the coding sequence ATGAGCGCCGCCGCCAGCACCACGCCGCTTGTCTCCGAAGACGTCCGCCCGATTCGCCGCGCCCTGGTCAGCGTCTACGACAAGACCGGCCTGGAGGAGCTGGCCCAGGGCCTGCACGCCGCCGGGGTCGAGCTGGTCTCGACCGGCTCGACCGCCGGCCGGATCGCCGCCGCGGGCGTCCCGGTGACCGAGGTCTCCGAACTCACCGGGTTCCCCGAGTGCCTCGACGGGCGCGTGAAGACGCTGCACCCCCGCGTGCACGCCGGCATCCTCGCCGACCTGCGGCTGGAGTCGCACCGCGCGCAGCTCGCCGAGCTGGGTGTCGAGCCCTTCGACCTGGTCGTGGTGAACCTCTACCCGTTCAAGGCCACCGTCGCCTCGGGCGCCACCCCCGACGAGTGCGTCGAGCAGATCGACATCGGCGGCCCGAGCATGGTGCGCGCCGCCGCCAAGAACCACCCGTCGGTGGCCGTCGTGGTCGACCCGGCCCGCTACACCGACGTGCTGGCCGCCGTGGCCGGCGGCGGTTTCGACCTGGCCACCCGCAAGCGCCTGGCCGGTGCCGCGTTCGCGCACACCGCCGCCTACGACGTCGCGGTCGCCTCCTGGTTCGAGGCCGGCTACGCGCCGAGCGACGCCGCCTTCCCCGAGTTCCTGGGCGCCACCTGGGAGCGCCAGAACGTGCTCCGCTACGGCGAGAACCCGCACCAGGGCGCCGCGCTGTACAGCGACGGCACCGGCGGCCTGGCCGGCGCCGAGCAGCTGCACGGCAAGGAGATGTCGTACAACAACTACGTCGACACCGACGCCGCCCGCCGCGCCGCCTACGACCACGCCGAGCCGGCCGTCGCGATCATCAAGCACGCCAACCCGTGCGGCATCGCGACCGGCGCGGACGTGGCCGAGGCGCACCGCAAGGCGCACGAGTGCGACCCGGTCTCCGCGTACGGCGGCGTGATCGCGGTCAACCGCCCGGTCACCGTGGAGCTGGCCGAGCAGATCGCCCCGATCTTCACCGAGGTCGTGGTGGCCCCGGCGTACGAGGACGGCGCGGTCGAGGTGCTGGCCCGCAAGAAGAACATCCGGGTGCTGCGCGCCCCCGAGGCGCCGGCCGGCCGCCAGGAGGTCCGCCCGGTCTCCGGCGGCGTGCTGCTGCAGGAGACCGACCGCATCCACGCCGAGGGCGACGACCCGTCGACCTGGACGCTGGCCGCCGGTGACGCCCTGTCGGCGGAGGAGCTGGCCGAGCTGGCGTTCGCCTGGCGGGCCTGCCGGGCCGTCAAGTCCAACGCGATCCTGCTGGCCAAGGACGGCGCCTCGGTCGGCGTCGGCATGGGCCAGGTCAACCGGGTGGACTCGGCCAGGCTCGCGGTCGAGCGGGCCGGCGAGCGCGCCAAGGGCTCGTACGCCGCCTCGGACGCGTTCTTCCCGTTCGCGGACGGCCTGCAGATCCTGATCGGCGGTGGCATCAAGGCCGTCGTCCAGCCCGGTGGTTCGATCCGCGACGAGGAGGTCGTGGCCGCCGCGACCGAGGCCGGCGTGACGATGTACCTGACCGGGACCAGGCACTTCTTCCACTGA
- the purN gene encoding phosphoribosylglycinamide formyltransferase, whose protein sequence is MASAQVFPPRTPGPARLVVLVSGSGTNLQALIDAAADPAYGASILAVGADRDGIAGLERAERAGLPTFVHRVKDFPARDGWDRALTEAVAEHRPDLVVTAGFMKILGPEFIAAFAGRIVNTHPALLPAFPGAHGVTDALAYGVKVTGCTVHLVDAGVDTGPIIAQGVVEVTDADHADGGDALHERIKTVERQLLVEVVGRLAREGHRIEDRKVWIPA, encoded by the coding sequence GTGGCCTCCGCCCAAGTGTTCCCGCCCCGTACGCCCGGCCCCGCCCGTCTGGTGGTCCTGGTCTCCGGTTCCGGCACCAACCTGCAGGCCCTGATCGACGCGGCCGCCGACCCCGCGTACGGCGCGAGCATCCTCGCCGTCGGCGCGGACCGGGACGGCATCGCGGGCCTGGAACGCGCCGAGCGCGCCGGCCTGCCGACCTTCGTCCACCGGGTCAAGGACTTCCCCGCCCGGGACGGCTGGGACCGCGCCCTCACCGAGGCCGTCGCGGAGCACCGGCCCGACCTGGTGGTCACCGCCGGCTTCATGAAGATCCTCGGCCCGGAGTTCATCGCCGCCTTCGCCGGCCGGATCGTCAACACCCACCCCGCCCTGCTGCCCGCCTTCCCCGGCGCCCACGGCGTCACCGACGCGCTCGCGTACGGCGTGAAGGTCACCGGCTGCACCGTCCACCTGGTCGACGCCGGGGTGGACACCGGGCCGATCATCGCGCAGGGCGTCGTGGAGGTCACCGACGCCGACCACGCCGATGGCGGCGACGCGCTGCACGAGCGCATCAAGACTGTCGAGCGCCAGTTGCTCGTCGAGGTCGTGGGCCGGCTGGCCCGCGAAGGCCACCGTATTGAAGACCGAAAGGTATGGATCCCGGCATGA
- a CDS encoding LuxR C-terminal-related transcriptional regulator produces the protein MTTPPTAERPAERASENAVEQAPAAKGRRARRNAGRARPQPDPARLLGLLTPREAQVLARLAAGDDAAQLAAALGIAPATARTHLHRTMRKIGARSPAEAAATAAALLGVPDAGPASAPKASPKASPNADRGVGASSAPAGNTAGEAVSGDTATAPRRTGTTACRPAAGGPTDGQVTGGSVTDRPVEEGSRGKGPAQEEPGREGPAKDETAAVAVTKAGPPGAGRPSAERPAAGAPGTVDARPGTPKAATRERGTPNAGAPGAGNPKAGTPKAGTPKAGTPKAGPAAPAATGGPAAGRSAGPSKPVRPNATPSGPTGPDAARPAGAAGAAAPAGRTSAARSPVRPPAGGAGPGFEELYESAHTRLVQQVFLLTGARRHTLHCVHLAFGAALRVWPEVSALPDPEAWVRARACEAALSPWHRAGRRRAAAVRRPWRRQAVRPADESQAVLPDHDRLSDQDRALLKALRRLSRPQRRALVLHDGIGLPAAAVAVEVESSTAAAEGRVLAARVALAAALPELVGADPADPGFGDRLSALLYRAGVRGCPEPHRPPVPALSARHRLRTAGRTGGAALVTLAMATAVGTTLFGAGPGELFKPSPPVPHPVCTNAQNGSAGPAAPGGVPPGLRTAWCSFAPGRAAVLGPPPLPALSLWGPVGTAARGSTDAAGPPGPDGAAAARCTVLTPRPCAARPQSVPPLPAPFRAAGTR, from the coding sequence ATGACCACGCCGCCCACGGCCGAGCGCCCCGCCGAGCGCGCCTCCGAGAACGCCGTCGAGCAGGCGCCAGCGGCCAAGGGCCGCCGCGCCAGGCGCAACGCCGGCCGGGCCCGGCCCCAGCCGGACCCGGCGCGGCTGCTCGGGCTGCTGACACCGCGTGAGGCGCAGGTCCTGGCCCGCCTCGCCGCGGGGGACGACGCCGCACAGCTGGCGGCCGCCCTCGGCATCGCCCCCGCCACGGCCCGCACCCACCTGCACCGGACCATGCGCAAGATCGGTGCCCGCTCCCCCGCGGAGGCCGCCGCCACCGCGGCCGCCCTGCTCGGCGTCCCGGACGCGGGCCCGGCCTCGGCGCCGAAGGCGAGCCCCAAGGCGAGCCCGAACGCGGACCGCGGCGTCGGCGCGTCGTCCGCTCCGGCCGGAAACACCGCAGGTGAGGCCGTCTCCGGTGACACCGCGACGGCCCCGCGGCGAACCGGGACGACGGCGTGCCGGCCCGCGGCCGGCGGGCCGACGGACGGGCAGGTGACGGGCGGCTCGGTGACGGACCGCCCGGTGGAGGAGGGGTCGAGGGGGAAGGGTCCGGCGCAGGAGGAGCCGGGCCGGGAAGGACCGGCGAAGGACGAGACGGCCGCAGTCGCCGTCACGAAGGCGGGACCACCGGGTGCCGGGCGCCCGAGTGCCGAGCGCCCGGCAGCCGGCGCCCCGGGCACCGTCGACGCGCGGCCCGGGACCCCGAAAGCAGCAACCCGGGAGCGCGGAACCCCGAACGCCGGCGCCCCCGGAGCCGGCAACCCGAAGGCCGGAACCCCCAAGGCCGGAACCCCGAAGGCCGGAACCCCGAAGGCCGGCCCGGCCGCCCCCGCGGCGACCGGCGGACCCGCGGCGGGCCGGTCCGCGGGCCCGTCCAAGCCCGTTCGGCCGAACGCCACCCCGTCCGGGCCCACCGGGCCGGACGCCGCCCGGCCGGCCGGTGCCGCCGGTGCCGCCGCCCCCGCCGGGCGGACCTCCGCCGCCCGCTCCCCCGTCCGGCCCCCGGCCGGCGGGGCCGGTCCGGGCTTCGAGGAGCTCTACGAGTCCGCGCACACCCGGCTGGTCCAGCAGGTCTTCCTGCTCACCGGTGCCCGCCGCCACACCCTGCACTGCGTGCACCTCGCGTTCGGCGCCGCGCTGCGGGTCTGGCCCGAGGTGTCGGCGCTGCCCGACCCGGAGGCGTGGGTCCGGGCCCGGGCCTGCGAGGCCGCGCTCTCCCCCTGGCACCGTGCCGGGCGGCGCCGGGCGGCGGCCGTGCGGCGGCCGTGGCGCCGACAGGCCGTCCGGCCCGCCGACGAGAGCCAGGCCGTCCTGCCGGACCACGACCGCCTGTCGGACCAGGACCGGGCCCTGCTCAAGGCGCTGCGGCGGCTCTCCCGGCCTCAGCGCCGGGCGCTGGTGCTGCACGACGGGATCGGGCTGCCGGCCGCGGCGGTGGCCGTGGAGGTGGAGTCGAGCACGGCCGCGGCCGAGGGCCGGGTGCTGGCCGCCCGGGTGGCACTGGCGGCGGCGCTGCCCGAGCTGGTCGGGGCGGACCCGGCCGACCCGGGCTTCGGCGACCGGCTCAGCGCCCTGCTGTACCGGGCGGGCGTCCGCGGCTGCCCGGAGCCGCACCGGCCGCCCGTCCCCGCGCTGAGCGCCCGGCACCGGCTCCGGACGGCCGGCCGGACCGGCGGCGCGGCGCTGGTCACCCTGGCGATGGCGACCGCCGTGGGGACCACCCTGTTCGGCGCGGGGCCGGGTGAGCTGTTCAAGCCGTCGCCGCCGGTGCCGCACCCGGTCTGCACCAACGCGCAGAACGGCAGTGCCGGACCGGCCGCGCCGGGCGGGGTGCCGCCGGGCCTGCGGACCGCCTGGTGCAGTTTCGCGCCGGGGCGGGCCGCGGTGCTCGGCCCCCCGCCGCTGCCGGCGCTCTCGCTCTGGGGGCCGGTGGGTACGGCCGCCCGGGGTTCGACGGACGCGGCCGGGCCGCCGGGGCCGGACGGGGCGGCGGCCGCCCGGTGCACGGTGCTGACCCCCCGTCCGTGCGCGGCGCGCCCGCAGTCGGTGCCGCCGCTGCCGGCGCCGTTCCGGGCGGCCGGGACGCGGTGA
- a CDS encoding bifunctional methylenetetrahydrofolate dehydrogenase/methenyltetrahydrofolate cyclohydrolase → MTAQILDGKATAAAIKSELSVRVAALKERGIVPGLGTVLVGDDPGSRWYVNGKHKDCAEVGIASIQRELPVTASQQDVEDVVRELNADPACTGYIVQLPLPKGLDQNPVLELMDPDKDADGLHPTSLGRLALGIQGPLPCTPLGIVELLRRHGVEINGAEVVVLGRGVTVGRSIGLLLTRKSENATVTLCHTGTRDLAYHLRKADIVIAAAGVPHLVKPEDVKPGAAVLDVGVSRSEGKIVGDVHPGVAEVAGWISPNPGGVGPMTRAMLLNNIVEAAERRAGI, encoded by the coding sequence ATGACTGCCCAGATTCTCGACGGCAAGGCCACCGCTGCCGCGATCAAGTCCGAACTGTCCGTCCGCGTGGCGGCTCTCAAGGAGCGGGGCATCGTCCCCGGTCTCGGTACCGTCCTGGTCGGCGACGACCCGGGCAGCCGCTGGTACGTCAACGGCAAGCACAAGGACTGCGCCGAGGTGGGGATCGCCTCCATCCAGCGCGAGCTGCCCGTCACCGCCTCCCAGCAGGACGTCGAGGACGTCGTCCGCGAGCTCAACGCCGACCCCGCCTGCACCGGCTACATCGTCCAGCTCCCGCTGCCCAAGGGCCTGGACCAGAACCCCGTCCTGGAGCTGATGGACCCGGACAAGGACGCCGACGGCCTGCACCCGACCTCGCTCGGCCGGCTCGCCCTCGGCATCCAGGGCCCGCTGCCCTGCACCCCGCTCGGCATCGTCGAGCTGCTGCGCCGCCACGGCGTGGAGATCAACGGCGCCGAGGTGGTCGTGCTCGGCCGCGGCGTGACGGTCGGCCGCTCGATCGGCCTGCTGCTCACCCGCAAGAGCGAGAACGCCACCGTCACCCTGTGCCACACCGGTACCCGCGACCTGGCCTACCACCTGCGCAAGGCCGACATCGTCATCGCCGCCGCCGGGGTTCCCCACCTGGTCAAGCCGGAGGACGTCAAGCCGGGTGCGGCCGTGCTGGACGTCGGCGTCAGCCGCAGCGAGGGCAAGATCGTCGGCGACGTGCACCCCGGTGTCGCCGAGGTGGCCGGCTGGATCTCGCCGAACCCCGGCGGTGTCGGCCCGATGACCCGCGCCATGCTGCTCAACAACATCGTCGAGGCGGCCGAGCGCCGCGCCGGCATCTGA
- the sucC gene encoding ADP-forming succinate--CoA ligase subunit beta: protein MDLFEYQARDLFAKHGVPVLDGDVIETPEAARAIAERFGGRAVVKAQVKVGGRGKAGGVKLAADPADAVAKAEAILGMDIKGHTVHKVMLAQTADIKDEYYVSFLLDRTNRTFLAMASVEGGVEIEVVAEENPDALAKIPVDANEGCTPEKAAEIVAAAKFPAEVADQVADVLQKLWKVFIAEDALLVEVNPLIKSGEGKIIALDGKVSLDENAEFRQPHHEELEDKAAANPLEAAAKAKGLNYVKLDGEVGIIGNGAGLVMSTLDVVAYAGENHGGVKPANFLDIGGGASAEVMANGLEIILGDTDVKSVFVNVFGGITACDAVANGIVQALALLEEKGEAVTKPLVVRLDGNNAELGRQILTDANHPLVEQVDTMDGAADRAAELANK, encoded by the coding sequence GTGGACCTGTTCGAGTACCAGGCGAGGGACCTCTTCGCCAAGCACGGTGTACCCGTGCTTGACGGGGACGTCATCGAGACCCCCGAAGCAGCTCGTGCCATCGCCGAGCGCTTCGGTGGACGCGCCGTCGTCAAGGCTCAGGTGAAGGTCGGTGGCCGTGGCAAGGCCGGCGGCGTCAAGCTCGCCGCCGACCCGGCCGACGCGGTCGCCAAGGCCGAGGCGATCCTCGGTATGGACATCAAGGGCCACACCGTTCACAAGGTGATGCTGGCCCAGACCGCGGACATCAAGGACGAGTACTACGTCTCGTTCCTGCTGGACCGCACCAACCGCACCTTCCTGGCGATGGCCAGCGTCGAGGGCGGCGTGGAGATCGAGGTCGTCGCCGAGGAGAACCCGGACGCACTGGCCAAGATCCCGGTCGACGCCAACGAGGGCTGCACCCCGGAGAAGGCCGCCGAGATCGTCGCGGCCGCGAAGTTCCCGGCCGAGGTCGCCGACCAGGTCGCCGACGTTCTGCAGAAGCTGTGGAAGGTCTTCATCGCCGAGGACGCGCTCCTCGTCGAGGTCAACCCGCTGATCAAGTCCGGCGAGGGCAAGATCATCGCGCTCGACGGCAAGGTGTCGCTGGACGAGAACGCCGAGTTCCGTCAGCCCCACCACGAGGAGCTCGAGGACAAGGCCGCGGCCAACCCCCTTGAGGCGGCGGCGAAGGCCAAGGGCCTGAACTACGTCAAGCTCGACGGTGAGGTCGGCATCATCGGCAACGGCGCGGGTCTCGTCATGAGCACCCTGGACGTCGTCGCCTACGCCGGTGAGAACCACGGTGGCGTCAAGCCCGCCAACTTCCTCGACATCGGTGGCGGCGCCTCCGCCGAGGTGATGGCGAACGGCCTGGAGATCATCCTGGGCGACACCGACGTCAAGTCGGTCTTCGTCAACGTCTTCGGCGGCATCACCGCGTGCGACGCGGTCGCCAACGGCATCGTGCAGGCGCTCGCGCTGCTGGAGGAGAAGGGCGAGGCCGTCACCAAGCCCCTCGTCGTCCGCCTCGACGGCAACAACGCCGAGCTGGGGCGTCAGATCCTGACCGACGCCAACCACCCGCTCGTCGAGCAGGTGGACACCATGGACGGTGCGGCCGACCGCGCCGCCGAGCTGGCCAACAAGTAA
- a CDS encoding DUF3017 domain-containing protein → MIERRPARTRRRPVRTTGTLPPEGAGPALGHGHPLPVRQWPITLVLTVVLTGLAVTVFADFEDGFKYGLMVVGGGILLGAVLRLVLPEVGMLAVRSRFTDVIVLLVLGCGIVLLTAVAQPDPWLEFPLLDNIGQLIGRPRH, encoded by the coding sequence ATGATCGAACGACGACCGGCCAGGACCCGCCGCAGGCCGGTCCGGACGACGGGCACGCTGCCCCCGGAGGGCGCCGGTCCCGCGCTGGGGCACGGGCACCCGCTGCCGGTCCGGCAGTGGCCGATAACGCTGGTCCTGACGGTGGTCCTGACCGGGCTCGCGGTCACCGTGTTCGCCGACTTCGAGGACGGCTTCAAGTACGGGCTGATGGTGGTCGGCGGCGGCATCCTGCTCGGCGCCGTGCTGCGGCTGGTGCTGCCGGAGGTCGGCATGCTGGCGGTGCGCAGCAGGTTCACCGACGTGATCGTGCTGCTGGTGCTCGGTTGCGGGATCGTGCTCCTGACCGCGGTGGCCCAGCCCGATCCGTGGCTGGAGTTCCCGCTGCTGGACAACATCGGCCAGCTGATCGGCCGTCCCCGGCACTGA
- a CDS encoding DUF2752 domain-containing protein → MSAPTLAAMAVRWRRGAGSRPGALLRTLLRGAAGAAAAVAAAALHRAHDPGVLCPLRLITGVPCPVCGSTTVFIEAGQGHWAAALGANPVTVAAAVGLLFAPLGPGRWWSELRADRRNTLIAIALAAAWVWQLERLGISRP, encoded by the coding sequence GTGTCCGCACCCACCCTGGCCGCGATGGCGGTCCGTTGGCGGCGCGGCGCCGGCTCGCGGCCGGGCGCGCTGCTGCGCACGCTGCTGCGCGGGGCCGCCGGCGCGGCGGCCGCGGTGGCCGCGGCCGCACTGCACCGGGCGCACGATCCCGGTGTGCTCTGCCCGCTGCGGCTGATCACCGGCGTCCCGTGCCCGGTCTGCGGGAGCACCACCGTCTTCATCGAGGCCGGCCAGGGCCACTGGGCGGCGGCGCTCGGCGCCAACCCGGTGACCGTCGCCGCCGCCGTGGGCCTGCTGTTCGCCCCGCTCGGCCCGGGCCGCTGGTGGTCCGAGCTGCGCGCCGACCGCCGGAACACCCTGATCGCCATCGCCCTGGCCGCCGCCTGGGTGTGGCAGCTGGAGCGGCTGGGGATCTCCCGGCCCTGA
- a CDS encoding RDD family protein, whose protein sequence is MSYPPDPNNPYGQQAPQPGYGYPQQQPPQPGYGYPQQPPAGYGIPQQPGYGHAAYVQPFYAGWGSRVAAYLIDGLIVGVPAGILYLIGAAMTAGSLDCSTDSYGVTSCDGGGISGGGIALILLGAAIGIAGNLWLIAQEGKTGQTPGKKMVNIRVVREADGQPLGFGMAFVRKLCHAIDGLPCYVGFLWPLWDAKKQTFADKIMSSVVVKSS, encoded by the coding sequence ATGAGCTACCCGCCCGACCCCAACAACCCCTACGGCCAGCAGGCCCCGCAGCCCGGTTACGGCTACCCCCAGCAGCAGCCGCCGCAGCCCGGCTACGGCTACCCCCAGCAGCCGCCGGCCGGCTACGGCATCCCGCAGCAGCCCGGCTACGGCCACGCGGCCTACGTGCAGCCGTTCTACGCGGGCTGGGGCTCGCGGGTCGCGGCGTACCTGATCGACGGTCTGATCGTCGGCGTTCCGGCCGGCATCCTCTACCTGATCGGCGCGGCGATGACCGCGGGCAGCCTCGACTGCTCCACCGACTCGTACGGTGTGACGTCCTGTGACGGCGGCGGCATCAGCGGCGGCGGGATCGCGCTGATCCTGCTCGGCGCGGCCATCGGCATCGCCGGCAACCTCTGGCTGATCGCCCAGGAGGGCAAGACCGGCCAGACCCCCGGCAAGAAGATGGTCAACATCCGGGTGGTCCGCGAGGCGGACGGCCAGCCGCTCGGCTTCGGCATGGCGTTCGTGCGCAAGCTCTGCCACGCCATCGACGGCCTGCCTTGCTACGTCGGCTTCCTGTGGCCGCTCTGGGACGCCAAGAAGCAGACCTTCGCGGACAAGATCATGAGCAGTGTCGTGGTCAAGTCCTCCTGA